A genome region from Anopheles stephensi strain Indian chromosome 2, UCI_ANSTEP_V1.0, whole genome shotgun sequence includes the following:
- the LOC118502703 gene encoding uncharacterized protein LOC118502703 isoform X3, protein MVLDLNFSRYDNTTPFGFKLVGGADFDVPLTVVKILPGSIAEDVGMHIGDVVMRINDIPTGNMSYYDAHQLLACAGNQFVLGILRAREVTPSQRLIKEKTPSGEVEYINTSPKPFWTPNVGSSPCPLSQSKEERQLDEQIPEVPITDEQIAEVLSGEAEVLKQHNVIGVNFNKMIPKAGVFKQSEVFKTLNSELVQSEEEDKKWTTFLQKPQRPPPKTPEERKLERNPPTERYQVRIVKQPKPKIAPDYKPPKSPEPEPEPEPIPMYDEYLNERQEVEVETIKTLAEEPVIVVGEPNTGNPEQQLPGPRPCCPYTCSDGAHCGEEEMDTNANGNSTVGDGSADPAATGSPSEEEPTEEFREQLQNVQKQLEALSALPNTIQATIAALTEQLAALAAPKRKSKSISPRPEEADPNVGEGTEQSAAPDGIVPEVSETFEVTEFSRADSSGADQSSSVDEGEHIQYTEEELEQLEKRMKEHDIEWTNQNDKDSDSSSQHNASGDVRTAVQNELKLQVVKKKKKAVSAFGPLTPQERPIFLPGGRKWRTAKDAFNEQFIAEVISSQAELIQGTTLGNFYESPHLGYDDRVNFLKYQKPEKDLSFIKNSDVYKLVHDMDPPKSGIELRPEMVVAEEDVRKCASPC, encoded by the exons ATGGTGCTGGATTTAAACTTCTCCCGTTACGACAACACGACGCCGTTCGGTTTCAAGCTCGTCGGTGGTGCTGATTTCGATGTGCCTTTGACGGTGGTTAAA ATCTTACCCGGAAGCATCGCCGAAGATGTCGGCATGCACATCGGGGACGTGGTGATGCGCATCAATGACATACCGACGGGCAACATGTCCTATTACGATGCACACCAGCTGTTGGCCTGTGCCGGCAACCAGTTCGTGCTCGGAATCTTGAG GGCACGCGAGGTAACGCCGTCCCAACGTCTCATCAAGGAGAAAACACCGTCCGGTGAGGTGGAGTACATTAACACCTCGCCAAAACCGTTCTGGACGCCAAACGTAGGCAGTAGCCCCTGTCCGCTGAGCCAATCGAAGGAGGAACGACAGCTCGACGAACAGATCCCCGAGGTGCCGATCACCGACGAGCAGATTGCCGAGGTCCTCTCGGGTGAGGCCGAAGTGCTCAAGCAGCACAACGTGATCGG CGTGAACTTTAACAAGATGATCCCCAAGGCGGGAGTGTTCAAGCAGAGCGAAGTGTTCAAGACGCTGAACAGCGAGCTGGTGCAGAGCGAGGAGGAGGACAAGAAGTGGACCACCTTCCTGCAGAAGCCGCAGCGACCGCCGCCGAAGACGCCCGAGGAGCGGAAGCTCGAACGGAACCCGCCGACCGAGCGCTACCAGGTACGAATTGTGAagcaaccgaaaccgaaaattGCCCCCGACTACAAGCCACCCAAATCACCG GAACCCgagccggaaccggaaccgatACCGATGTACGACGAGTACCTGAACGAACGCCAGGAGGTGGAGGTGGAAACGATCAAGACGCTCGCGGAGGAGCCGGTGATCGTGGTGGGCGAACCGAACACAGGTAACCCCGAACAACAACTTCCTGGCCCCCGTCCCTGTTGTCCCTACACCTGCTCCGATGGCGCTCACTGCGGTGAAGAGGAGATGGACACGAACGCTAATGGCAATTCCACTGTAGGTGATGGTAGTGCCGATCCGGCCGCAACCGGCAGCCCGAGCGAGGAGGAACCGACCGAGGAGTTCCGCGAACAGCTGCAGAATGTGCAAAAGCAGCTGGAAGCGTTGTCCGCGTTGCCGAACACGATCCAGGCCACGATAGCCGCCCTGACCGAACAGCTAGCCGCGCTGGCAGCACCGAAACGGAAATCCAAGAGTATCTCACCCCGACCGGAAG AAGCGGATCCAAATGTGGGTGAGGGCACCGAACAGTCGGCGGCACCGGACGGCATCGTGCCCGAAGTGTCCGAGACGTTCGAGGTGACCGAGTTTAGCAGGGCGGACAGCAGCGGTGCCGATCAGTCCTCATCGGTTGACGAAGGCGAACACATCCAGTACACAGAGGAAGAGCTCGAGCAGCTAGAGAAAAGGATGAAGGAGCACGACATTGAGTGGACCAACCAGAACGATAAG GATTCTGACAGCTCCAGCCAACACAATGCCAGCGGTGATGTGCGCACCGCCGTCCAGAACGAGCTGAAGCTGCAGgtggtgaagaagaagaagaaggcggtCAGCGCATTCGGACCGCTGACACCGCAGGAGCGTCCCATCTTTCTGCCCGGCGGCCGGAAATGGCGCACGGCCAAGGACGCATTCAACGAGCAGTTCATCGCGGAAGTGATCAGCTCGCAGGCGGAACTGATCCAGGGCACCACGCTCGG CAACTTCTACGAAAGTCCTCATCTAGGTTACGACGACAG GGTAAACTTCCTCAAGTACCAGAAACCCGAGAAGGACCTCAGCTTCATCAAGAACAGCGACGTCTACAAGCTGGTACACGATATGGATCCCCCCAAGAGTGGCATCGAGCTGCGCCCGGAGATGGTAGTAGCCGAAGAAGATGTGCGAAAG
- the LOC118502703 gene encoding uncharacterized protein LOC118502703 isoform X4: MVLDLNFSRYDNTTPFGFKLVGGADFDVPLTVVKILPGSIAEDVGMHIGDVVMRINDIPTGNMSYYDAHQLLACAGNQFVLGILRAREVTPSQRLIKEKTPSGEVEYINTSPKPFWTPNVGSSPCPLSQSKEERQLDEQIPEVPITDEQIAEVLSGEAEVLKQHNVIGVNFNKMIPKAGVFKQSEVFKTLNSELVQSEEEDKKWTTFLQKPQRPPPKTPEERKLERNPPTERYQVRIVKQPKPKIAPDYKPPKSPEPEPEPEPIPMYDEYLNERQEVEVETIKTLAEEPVIVVGEPNTGNPEQQLPGPRPCCPYTCSDGAHCGEEEMDTNANGNSTVGDGSADPAATGSPSEEEPTEEFREQLQNVQKQLEALSALPNTIQATIAALTEQLAALAAPKRKSKSISPRPEEADPNVGEGTEQSAAPDGIVPEVSETFEVTEFSRADSSGADQSSSVDEGEHIQYTEEELEQLEKRMKEHDIEWTNQNDKDSDSSSQHNASGDVRTAVQNELKLQVVKKKKKAVSAFGPLTPQERPIFLPGGRKWRTAKDAFNEQFIAEVISSQAELIQGTTLGVNFLKYQKPEKDLSFIKNSDVYKLVHDMDPPKSGIELRPEMVVAEEDVRKCASPC; this comes from the exons ATGGTGCTGGATTTAAACTTCTCCCGTTACGACAACACGACGCCGTTCGGTTTCAAGCTCGTCGGTGGTGCTGATTTCGATGTGCCTTTGACGGTGGTTAAA ATCTTACCCGGAAGCATCGCCGAAGATGTCGGCATGCACATCGGGGACGTGGTGATGCGCATCAATGACATACCGACGGGCAACATGTCCTATTACGATGCACACCAGCTGTTGGCCTGTGCCGGCAACCAGTTCGTGCTCGGAATCTTGAG GGCACGCGAGGTAACGCCGTCCCAACGTCTCATCAAGGAGAAAACACCGTCCGGTGAGGTGGAGTACATTAACACCTCGCCAAAACCGTTCTGGACGCCAAACGTAGGCAGTAGCCCCTGTCCGCTGAGCCAATCGAAGGAGGAACGACAGCTCGACGAACAGATCCCCGAGGTGCCGATCACCGACGAGCAGATTGCCGAGGTCCTCTCGGGTGAGGCCGAAGTGCTCAAGCAGCACAACGTGATCGG CGTGAACTTTAACAAGATGATCCCCAAGGCGGGAGTGTTCAAGCAGAGCGAAGTGTTCAAGACGCTGAACAGCGAGCTGGTGCAGAGCGAGGAGGAGGACAAGAAGTGGACCACCTTCCTGCAGAAGCCGCAGCGACCGCCGCCGAAGACGCCCGAGGAGCGGAAGCTCGAACGGAACCCGCCGACCGAGCGCTACCAGGTACGAATTGTGAagcaaccgaaaccgaaaattGCCCCCGACTACAAGCCACCCAAATCACCG GAACCCgagccggaaccggaaccgatACCGATGTACGACGAGTACCTGAACGAACGCCAGGAGGTGGAGGTGGAAACGATCAAGACGCTCGCGGAGGAGCCGGTGATCGTGGTGGGCGAACCGAACACAGGTAACCCCGAACAACAACTTCCTGGCCCCCGTCCCTGTTGTCCCTACACCTGCTCCGATGGCGCTCACTGCGGTGAAGAGGAGATGGACACGAACGCTAATGGCAATTCCACTGTAGGTGATGGTAGTGCCGATCCGGCCGCAACCGGCAGCCCGAGCGAGGAGGAACCGACCGAGGAGTTCCGCGAACAGCTGCAGAATGTGCAAAAGCAGCTGGAAGCGTTGTCCGCGTTGCCGAACACGATCCAGGCCACGATAGCCGCCCTGACCGAACAGCTAGCCGCGCTGGCAGCACCGAAACGGAAATCCAAGAGTATCTCACCCCGACCGGAAG AAGCGGATCCAAATGTGGGTGAGGGCACCGAACAGTCGGCGGCACCGGACGGCATCGTGCCCGAAGTGTCCGAGACGTTCGAGGTGACCGAGTTTAGCAGGGCGGACAGCAGCGGTGCCGATCAGTCCTCATCGGTTGACGAAGGCGAACACATCCAGTACACAGAGGAAGAGCTCGAGCAGCTAGAGAAAAGGATGAAGGAGCACGACATTGAGTGGACCAACCAGAACGATAAG GATTCTGACAGCTCCAGCCAACACAATGCCAGCGGTGATGTGCGCACCGCCGTCCAGAACGAGCTGAAGCTGCAGgtggtgaagaagaagaagaaggcggtCAGCGCATTCGGACCGCTGACACCGCAGGAGCGTCCCATCTTTCTGCCCGGCGGCCGGAAATGGCGCACGGCCAAGGACGCATTCAACGAGCAGTTCATCGCGGAAGTGATCAGCTCGCAGGCGGAACTGATCCAGGGCACCACGCTCGG GGTAAACTTCCTCAAGTACCAGAAACCCGAGAAGGACCTCAGCTTCATCAAGAACAGCGACGTCTACAAGCTGGTACACGATATGGATCCCCCCAAGAGTGGCATCGAGCTGCGCCCGGAGATGGTAGTAGCCGAAGAAGATGTGCGAAAG
- the LOC118502703 gene encoding uncharacterized protein LOC118502703 isoform X6, translated as MVLDLNFSRYDNTTPFGFKLVGGADFDVPLTVVKILPGSIAEDVGMHIGDVVMRINDIPTGNMSYYDAHQLLACAGNQFVLGILRAREVTPSQRLIKEKTPSGEVEYINTSPKPFWTPNVGSSPCPLSQSKEERQLDEQIPEVPITDEQIAEVLSGEAEVLKQHNVIGVNFNKMIPKAGVFKQSEVFKTLNSELVQSEEEDKKWTTFLQKPQRPPPKTPEERKLERNPPTERYQVRIVKQPKPKIAPDYKPPKSPEPEPEPEPIPMYDEYLNERQEVEVETIKTLAEEPVIVVGEPNTGDGSADPAATGSPSEEEPTEEFREQLQNVQKQLEALSALPNTIQATIAALTEQLAALAAPKRKSKSISPRPEEADPNVGEGTEQSAAPDGIVPEVSETFEVTEFSRADSSGADQSSSVDEGEHIQYTEEELEQLEKRMKEHDIEWTNQNDKDSDSSSQHNASGDVRTAVQNELKLQVVKKKKKAVSAFGPLTPQERPIFLPGGRKWRTAKDAFNEQFIAEVISSQAELIQGTTLGNFYESPHLGYDDRVNFLKYQKPEKDLSFIKNSDVYKLVHDMDPPKSGIELRPEMVVAEEDVRKVMKDETIFQPRKSKVFLYQN; from the exons ATGGTGCTGGATTTAAACTTCTCCCGTTACGACAACACGACGCCGTTCGGTTTCAAGCTCGTCGGTGGTGCTGATTTCGATGTGCCTTTGACGGTGGTTAAA ATCTTACCCGGAAGCATCGCCGAAGATGTCGGCATGCACATCGGGGACGTGGTGATGCGCATCAATGACATACCGACGGGCAACATGTCCTATTACGATGCACACCAGCTGTTGGCCTGTGCCGGCAACCAGTTCGTGCTCGGAATCTTGAG GGCACGCGAGGTAACGCCGTCCCAACGTCTCATCAAGGAGAAAACACCGTCCGGTGAGGTGGAGTACATTAACACCTCGCCAAAACCGTTCTGGACGCCAAACGTAGGCAGTAGCCCCTGTCCGCTGAGCCAATCGAAGGAGGAACGACAGCTCGACGAACAGATCCCCGAGGTGCCGATCACCGACGAGCAGATTGCCGAGGTCCTCTCGGGTGAGGCCGAAGTGCTCAAGCAGCACAACGTGATCGG CGTGAACTTTAACAAGATGATCCCCAAGGCGGGAGTGTTCAAGCAGAGCGAAGTGTTCAAGACGCTGAACAGCGAGCTGGTGCAGAGCGAGGAGGAGGACAAGAAGTGGACCACCTTCCTGCAGAAGCCGCAGCGACCGCCGCCGAAGACGCCCGAGGAGCGGAAGCTCGAACGGAACCCGCCGACCGAGCGCTACCAGGTACGAATTGTGAagcaaccgaaaccgaaaattGCCCCCGACTACAAGCCACCCAAATCACCG GAACCCgagccggaaccggaaccgatACCGATGTACGACGAGTACCTGAACGAACGCCAGGAGGTGGAGGTGGAAACGATCAAGACGCTCGCGGAGGAGCCGGTGATCGTGGTGGGCGAACCGAACACAG GTGATGGTAGTGCCGATCCGGCCGCAACCGGCAGCCCGAGCGAGGAGGAACCGACCGAGGAGTTCCGCGAACAGCTGCAGAATGTGCAAAAGCAGCTGGAAGCGTTGTCCGCGTTGCCGAACACGATCCAGGCCACGATAGCCGCCCTGACCGAACAGCTAGCCGCGCTGGCAGCACCGAAACGGAAATCCAAGAGTATCTCACCCCGACCGGAAG AAGCGGATCCAAATGTGGGTGAGGGCACCGAACAGTCGGCGGCACCGGACGGCATCGTGCCCGAAGTGTCCGAGACGTTCGAGGTGACCGAGTTTAGCAGGGCGGACAGCAGCGGTGCCGATCAGTCCTCATCGGTTGACGAAGGCGAACACATCCAGTACACAGAGGAAGAGCTCGAGCAGCTAGAGAAAAGGATGAAGGAGCACGACATTGAGTGGACCAACCAGAACGATAAG GATTCTGACAGCTCCAGCCAACACAATGCCAGCGGTGATGTGCGCACCGCCGTCCAGAACGAGCTGAAGCTGCAGgtggtgaagaagaagaagaaggcggtCAGCGCATTCGGACCGCTGACACCGCAGGAGCGTCCCATCTTTCTGCCCGGCGGCCGGAAATGGCGCACGGCCAAGGACGCATTCAACGAGCAGTTCATCGCGGAAGTGATCAGCTCGCAGGCGGAACTGATCCAGGGCACCACGCTCGG CAACTTCTACGAAAGTCCTCATCTAGGTTACGACGACAG GGTAAACTTCCTCAAGTACCAGAAACCCGAGAAGGACCTCAGCTTCATCAAGAACAGCGACGTCTACAAGCTGGTACACGATATGGATCCCCCCAAGAGTGGCATCGAGCTGCGCCCGGAGATGGTAGTAGCCGAAGAAGATGTGCGAAAGGTAATGAAAGacgaaaccattttccagcCTCGCAAGTCGAAGGTTTTCCTCTATCAAAATTGA
- the LOC118502703 gene encoding uncharacterized protein LOC118502703 isoform X1 — protein sequence MVLDLNFSRYDNTTPFGFKLVGGADFDVPLTVVKILPGSIAEDVGMHIGDVVMRINDIPTGNMSYYDAHQLLACAGNQFVLGILRAREVTPSQRLIKEKTPSGEVEYINTSPKPFWTPNVGSSPCPLSQSKEERQLDEQIPEVPITDEQIAEVLSGEAEVLKQHNVIGVNFNKMIPKAGVFKQSEVFKTLNSELVQSEEEDKKWTTFLQKPQRPPPKTPEERKLERNPPTERYQVRIVKQPKPKIAPDYKPPKSPEPEPEPEPIPMYDEYLNERQEVEVETIKTLAEEPVIVVGEPNTGNPEQQLPGPRPCCPYTCSDGAHCGEEEMDTNANGNSTVGDGSADPAATGSPSEEEPTEEFREQLQNVQKQLEALSALPNTIQATIAALTEQLAALAAPKRKSKSISPRPEEADPNVGEGTEQSAAPDGIVPEVSETFEVTEFSRADSSGADQSSSVDEGEHIQYTEEELEQLEKRMKEHDIEWTNQNDKDSDSSSQHNASGDVRTAVQNELKLQVVKKKKKAVSAFGPLTPQERPIFLPGGRKWRTAKDAFNEQFIAEVISSQAELIQGTTLGNFYESPHLGYDDRVNFLKYQKPEKDLSFIKNSDVYKLVHDMDPPKSGIELRPEMVVAEEDVRKVMKDETIFQPRKSKVFLYQN from the exons ATGGTGCTGGATTTAAACTTCTCCCGTTACGACAACACGACGCCGTTCGGTTTCAAGCTCGTCGGTGGTGCTGATTTCGATGTGCCTTTGACGGTGGTTAAA ATCTTACCCGGAAGCATCGCCGAAGATGTCGGCATGCACATCGGGGACGTGGTGATGCGCATCAATGACATACCGACGGGCAACATGTCCTATTACGATGCACACCAGCTGTTGGCCTGTGCCGGCAACCAGTTCGTGCTCGGAATCTTGAG GGCACGCGAGGTAACGCCGTCCCAACGTCTCATCAAGGAGAAAACACCGTCCGGTGAGGTGGAGTACATTAACACCTCGCCAAAACCGTTCTGGACGCCAAACGTAGGCAGTAGCCCCTGTCCGCTGAGCCAATCGAAGGAGGAACGACAGCTCGACGAACAGATCCCCGAGGTGCCGATCACCGACGAGCAGATTGCCGAGGTCCTCTCGGGTGAGGCCGAAGTGCTCAAGCAGCACAACGTGATCGG CGTGAACTTTAACAAGATGATCCCCAAGGCGGGAGTGTTCAAGCAGAGCGAAGTGTTCAAGACGCTGAACAGCGAGCTGGTGCAGAGCGAGGAGGAGGACAAGAAGTGGACCACCTTCCTGCAGAAGCCGCAGCGACCGCCGCCGAAGACGCCCGAGGAGCGGAAGCTCGAACGGAACCCGCCGACCGAGCGCTACCAGGTACGAATTGTGAagcaaccgaaaccgaaaattGCCCCCGACTACAAGCCACCCAAATCACCG GAACCCgagccggaaccggaaccgatACCGATGTACGACGAGTACCTGAACGAACGCCAGGAGGTGGAGGTGGAAACGATCAAGACGCTCGCGGAGGAGCCGGTGATCGTGGTGGGCGAACCGAACACAGGTAACCCCGAACAACAACTTCCTGGCCCCCGTCCCTGTTGTCCCTACACCTGCTCCGATGGCGCTCACTGCGGTGAAGAGGAGATGGACACGAACGCTAATGGCAATTCCACTGTAGGTGATGGTAGTGCCGATCCGGCCGCAACCGGCAGCCCGAGCGAGGAGGAACCGACCGAGGAGTTCCGCGAACAGCTGCAGAATGTGCAAAAGCAGCTGGAAGCGTTGTCCGCGTTGCCGAACACGATCCAGGCCACGATAGCCGCCCTGACCGAACAGCTAGCCGCGCTGGCAGCACCGAAACGGAAATCCAAGAGTATCTCACCCCGACCGGAAG AAGCGGATCCAAATGTGGGTGAGGGCACCGAACAGTCGGCGGCACCGGACGGCATCGTGCCCGAAGTGTCCGAGACGTTCGAGGTGACCGAGTTTAGCAGGGCGGACAGCAGCGGTGCCGATCAGTCCTCATCGGTTGACGAAGGCGAACACATCCAGTACACAGAGGAAGAGCTCGAGCAGCTAGAGAAAAGGATGAAGGAGCACGACATTGAGTGGACCAACCAGAACGATAAG GATTCTGACAGCTCCAGCCAACACAATGCCAGCGGTGATGTGCGCACCGCCGTCCAGAACGAGCTGAAGCTGCAGgtggtgaagaagaagaagaaggcggtCAGCGCATTCGGACCGCTGACACCGCAGGAGCGTCCCATCTTTCTGCCCGGCGGCCGGAAATGGCGCACGGCCAAGGACGCATTCAACGAGCAGTTCATCGCGGAAGTGATCAGCTCGCAGGCGGAACTGATCCAGGGCACCACGCTCGG CAACTTCTACGAAAGTCCTCATCTAGGTTACGACGACAG GGTAAACTTCCTCAAGTACCAGAAACCCGAGAAGGACCTCAGCTTCATCAAGAACAGCGACGTCTACAAGCTGGTACACGATATGGATCCCCCCAAGAGTGGCATCGAGCTGCGCCCGGAGATGGTAGTAGCCGAAGAAGATGTGCGAAAGGTAATGAAAGacgaaaccattttccagcCTCGCAAGTCGAAGGTTTTCCTCTATCAAAATTGA
- the LOC118502703 gene encoding uncharacterized protein LOC118502703 isoform X2 — MVLDLNFSRYDNTTPFGFKLVGGADFDVPLTVVKILPGSIAEDVGMHIGDVVMRINDIPTGNMSYYDAHQLLACAGNQFVLGILRAREVTPSQRLIKEKTPSGEVEYINTSPKPFWTPNVGSSPCPLSQSKEERQLDEQIPEVPITDEQIAEVLSGEAEVLKQHNVIGVNFNKMIPKAGVFKQSEVFKTLNSELVQSEEEDKKWTTFLQKPQRPPPKTPEERKLERNPPTERYQVRIVKQPKPKIAPDYKPPKSPEPEPEPEPIPMYDEYLNERQEVEVETIKTLAEEPVIVVGEPNTGNPEQQLPGPRPCCPYTCSDGAHCGEEEMDTNANGNSTVGDGSADPAATGSPSEEEPTEEFREQLQNVQKQLEALSALPNTIQATIAALTEQLAALAAPKRKSKSISPRPEEADPNVGEGTEQSAAPDGIVPEVSETFEVTEFSRADSSGADQSSSVDEGEHIQYTEEELEQLEKRMKEHDIEWTNQNDKDSDSSSQHNASGDVRTAVQNELKLQVVKKKKKAVSAFGPLTPQERPIFLPGGRKWRTAKDAFNEQFIAEVISSQAELIQGTTLGVNFLKYQKPEKDLSFIKNSDVYKLVHDMDPPKSGIELRPEMVVAEEDVRKVMKDETIFQPRKSKVFLYQN; from the exons ATGGTGCTGGATTTAAACTTCTCCCGTTACGACAACACGACGCCGTTCGGTTTCAAGCTCGTCGGTGGTGCTGATTTCGATGTGCCTTTGACGGTGGTTAAA ATCTTACCCGGAAGCATCGCCGAAGATGTCGGCATGCACATCGGGGACGTGGTGATGCGCATCAATGACATACCGACGGGCAACATGTCCTATTACGATGCACACCAGCTGTTGGCCTGTGCCGGCAACCAGTTCGTGCTCGGAATCTTGAG GGCACGCGAGGTAACGCCGTCCCAACGTCTCATCAAGGAGAAAACACCGTCCGGTGAGGTGGAGTACATTAACACCTCGCCAAAACCGTTCTGGACGCCAAACGTAGGCAGTAGCCCCTGTCCGCTGAGCCAATCGAAGGAGGAACGACAGCTCGACGAACAGATCCCCGAGGTGCCGATCACCGACGAGCAGATTGCCGAGGTCCTCTCGGGTGAGGCCGAAGTGCTCAAGCAGCACAACGTGATCGG CGTGAACTTTAACAAGATGATCCCCAAGGCGGGAGTGTTCAAGCAGAGCGAAGTGTTCAAGACGCTGAACAGCGAGCTGGTGCAGAGCGAGGAGGAGGACAAGAAGTGGACCACCTTCCTGCAGAAGCCGCAGCGACCGCCGCCGAAGACGCCCGAGGAGCGGAAGCTCGAACGGAACCCGCCGACCGAGCGCTACCAGGTACGAATTGTGAagcaaccgaaaccgaaaattGCCCCCGACTACAAGCCACCCAAATCACCG GAACCCgagccggaaccggaaccgatACCGATGTACGACGAGTACCTGAACGAACGCCAGGAGGTGGAGGTGGAAACGATCAAGACGCTCGCGGAGGAGCCGGTGATCGTGGTGGGCGAACCGAACACAGGTAACCCCGAACAACAACTTCCTGGCCCCCGTCCCTGTTGTCCCTACACCTGCTCCGATGGCGCTCACTGCGGTGAAGAGGAGATGGACACGAACGCTAATGGCAATTCCACTGTAGGTGATGGTAGTGCCGATCCGGCCGCAACCGGCAGCCCGAGCGAGGAGGAACCGACCGAGGAGTTCCGCGAACAGCTGCAGAATGTGCAAAAGCAGCTGGAAGCGTTGTCCGCGTTGCCGAACACGATCCAGGCCACGATAGCCGCCCTGACCGAACAGCTAGCCGCGCTGGCAGCACCGAAACGGAAATCCAAGAGTATCTCACCCCGACCGGAAG AAGCGGATCCAAATGTGGGTGAGGGCACCGAACAGTCGGCGGCACCGGACGGCATCGTGCCCGAAGTGTCCGAGACGTTCGAGGTGACCGAGTTTAGCAGGGCGGACAGCAGCGGTGCCGATCAGTCCTCATCGGTTGACGAAGGCGAACACATCCAGTACACAGAGGAAGAGCTCGAGCAGCTAGAGAAAAGGATGAAGGAGCACGACATTGAGTGGACCAACCAGAACGATAAG GATTCTGACAGCTCCAGCCAACACAATGCCAGCGGTGATGTGCGCACCGCCGTCCAGAACGAGCTGAAGCTGCAGgtggtgaagaagaagaagaaggcggtCAGCGCATTCGGACCGCTGACACCGCAGGAGCGTCCCATCTTTCTGCCCGGCGGCCGGAAATGGCGCACGGCCAAGGACGCATTCAACGAGCAGTTCATCGCGGAAGTGATCAGCTCGCAGGCGGAACTGATCCAGGGCACCACGCTCGG GGTAAACTTCCTCAAGTACCAGAAACCCGAGAAGGACCTCAGCTTCATCAAGAACAGCGACGTCTACAAGCTGGTACACGATATGGATCCCCCCAAGAGTGGCATCGAGCTGCGCCCGGAGATGGTAGTAGCCGAAGAAGATGTGCGAAAGGTAATGAAAGacgaaaccattttccagcCTCGCAAGTCGAAGGTTTTCCTCTATCAAAATTGA